The Coffea arabica cultivar ET-39 chromosome 9e, Coffea Arabica ET-39 HiFi, whole genome shotgun sequence genome has a window encoding:
- the LOC113709530 gene encoding large ribosomal subunit protein bL31c, with the protein MAISLLSNPFLHQPLSPPTLTFSNKKVSKVGCNRLTISCRKKDIHPEFYEDAKVYCNGELVMTTGGTKKEYVVDVWSGNHPFYLGSRSQLLVDADQVEKFRKKFGGLSQIMEIPVLKGEIVIPSRRKSGGKSGKKK; encoded by the exons atggccatttCGCTCCTATCCAACCCATTCCTCCACCAACCTCTTTCACCTCCCACACTTACCTTCTCCAATAAAAAG gtgAGTAAAGTGGGGTGTAATCGGTTGACTATATCCTGCAGGAAGAAGGACATACACCCCGAATTCTACGAGGATGCAAAGGTGTACTGTAATGGAGAACTGGTGATGACAACCGGTGGAACCAAGAAAGAGTATGTGGTGGATGTTTGGTCAGGTAATCACCCCTTTTATCTGGGCAGCCGGTCACAGCTCTTAGTTGATGCTGACCAGGTTGAGAAATTTCGCAAGAAATTTGGTGGGCTGTCTCAAATTATGGAAATCCCCGTTCTTAAAGGAGAGATTGTAATTCCTTCTCGGCGTAAGTCTGGTGGAAAGAGTGGCAAAAAGAAGTAA